One region of Acetonema longum DSM 6540 genomic DNA includes:
- a CDS encoding 3-deoxy-D-manno-octulosonic acid transferase, with amino-acid sequence MWLIYNIVLIVLILLATPLLLLRLVRREKGFGHRVRQSLGIFSVQELEELKNRRCIWVHAASVGEMVAASPIVKEIKRLMPDYPVLVSVLTASGYKMANNIIGGEADVIIHFPADLPWIVNKVVSRIQPRAFVMVETELWPNFLAALRQHDIPVMMVNGRISDKSVRRYHYLGKVLSDMLSGIRLFSMQSNIDAKHIIQLGADPRRVVVGGNTKFDQTYTEITTAQKQEICRMLRLRPDQPVIVAGSTHKREEEMLLAAFLQARQDCPGLQMVLAPREISRAEEIRLLVQQQNWVVAKRTALTEEPDDRPDPDIIILDTIGELGKVYSIGEIIFVGGSLISHGGHNILEPAAHGKPVLVGPHMFNFKEIYALLTGRDCCLTVHNQQELTDTIGRLLADRELRRRMGENSLTVVNENRGAARRNARHLQEMLAGKTQSD; translated from the coding sequence ATGTGGTTAATCTATAATATAGTGTTGATCGTGTTGATCCTGCTGGCAACGCCGCTCCTTCTGCTCCGGCTGGTCAGACGGGAAAAAGGCTTTGGACACCGGGTCCGGCAGTCCTTAGGCATTTTCTCCGTACAGGAACTGGAAGAATTGAAGAACCGGCGCTGTATCTGGGTCCACGCGGCTTCTGTCGGCGAGATGGTAGCCGCCAGCCCGATTGTCAAAGAGATCAAACGTCTGATGCCGGATTATCCGGTGCTGGTGTCGGTACTGACCGCCAGCGGTTATAAGATGGCGAACAATATTATTGGTGGGGAAGCTGATGTGATCATTCATTTTCCGGCGGATTTGCCCTGGATTGTCAATAAGGTCGTAAGCCGGATTCAACCCCGGGCCTTTGTCATGGTTGAAACCGAACTGTGGCCTAATTTCCTGGCCGCTTTGCGCCAACACGACATACCGGTCATGATGGTCAACGGACGGATCAGCGATAAAAGCGTGAGGCGCTACCACTATTTGGGAAAGGTTCTATCCGACATGCTGTCCGGCATCCGCTTATTTTCTATGCAATCAAATATTGATGCCAAGCATATCATCCAATTAGGGGCCGATCCCCGGCGAGTGGTGGTGGGCGGCAACACCAAGTTTGATCAGACCTACACGGAAATTACAACCGCACAAAAGCAGGAAATCTGCCGTATGCTCAGGCTGCGCCCGGATCAGCCGGTGATCGTGGCCGGCAGCACCCATAAAAGGGAGGAAGAAATGCTGCTGGCAGCCTTTTTGCAGGCCCGGCAGGATTGTCCCGGACTGCAGATGGTCCTGGCGCCCCGGGAGATCTCCCGGGCGGAAGAGATTCGCCTGCTGGTTCAGCAGCAAAACTGGGTCGTCGCCAAGCGCACGGCTTTGACAGAAGAGCCTGACGACCGGCCGGACCCGGATATCATTATTTTGGATACCATCGGAGAACTGGGGAAGGTTTACTCTATCGGTGAGATCATTTTTGTCGGGGGCAGTCTTATATCCCATGGCGGGCACAATATCCTGGAGCCGGCGGCTCATGGCAAACCGGTCCTGGTAGGGCCCCACATGTTCAATTTCAAAGAGATTTATGCCTTGTTGACCGGCCGGGACTGCTGCCTGACGGTTCATAACCAGCAGGAGCTGACGGACACGATCGGACGGCTATTAGCTGACCGGGAGCTGCGGCGCCGGATGGGAGAAAATTCTCTGACGGTGGTTAATGAAAACCGCGGCGCTGCCCGGCGCAATGCCAGGCACTTGCAAGAAATGCTGGCGGGGAAGACTCAATCGGACTAA
- the msbA gene encoding lipid A export permease/ATP-binding protein MsbA has translation MKLYLRLINHVKPYLPWFALAVVCIIMASAANLYVPWIIKSVIDEVLADRDMDMLNTIAIGIVFVYLLRGIFFFGQHYLMSRIGQRVIIDIRQKVYRHLQKLSLSYYESRKTGTIMSYVTNDVSALQNAMVENVIDMVTESVILFGSLGAMLYLHWKLTLLTLITLPLVAHAINVFGKKLRNAGRISQERAADITAVLQETISAIRVVKSFSREDYEIERFGQENHRNFRAQMKVVQLMSTLTPLIEFLAALGVTIIIWYGGLEVINGNLTSGALIAFLIYTVNLSNPIKRLTRVYANIQKALAAAQRVFEVLDTEPDIQDAPDATVLPRIEGHVALRDVNFSYKPGELVLNQVSVAVKPGQMVAIVGPSGAGKSTIANLIPRFYDPTDGQVMIDGIDIKTVTLASLRQQIGIVPQETVLFNGTVYENILYGDLEAGEEQVIAAAKAANAHQFISEMPEGYDTQIGDRGSKLSGGQRQRIAIARAILKNPRILILDEATSALDAESEKLVQEALDQLMVGRTSLVIAHRLSTIQRANIIIVMEKGRIVETGTHEELIRAGGLYDKLYKVQFAE, from the coding sequence GTGAAACTGTACCTGCGTTTGATCAATCATGTGAAGCCATATCTTCCCTGGTTTGCTCTGGCCGTTGTCTGCATTATTATGGCTTCGGCAGCCAACCTGTACGTGCCCTGGATCATTAAAAGCGTAATCGACGAAGTGCTGGCCGACCGGGATATGGACATGTTGAATACCATTGCCATCGGTATTGTGTTTGTGTATTTGCTGCGCGGCATATTCTTCTTCGGACAGCATTACCTGATGTCCCGTATCGGGCAAAGGGTGATTATTGATATCCGCCAGAAAGTCTATCGCCATTTGCAGAAACTGTCCCTTTCCTACTACGAATCCCGCAAAACCGGGACCATCATGAGCTATGTTACTAATGACGTCAGCGCCCTGCAGAACGCCATGGTGGAAAATGTCATTGACATGGTCACTGAATCAGTGATCCTCTTTGGATCGCTGGGGGCCATGCTGTACCTCCACTGGAAACTGACCCTGCTGACTCTGATCACCCTGCCTTTAGTAGCCCACGCGATTAATGTGTTTGGCAAAAAACTGCGCAACGCCGGCCGGATATCCCAGGAACGGGCAGCGGACATCACCGCGGTGCTCCAGGAAACCATTTCCGCTATCCGGGTAGTAAAGTCCTTTTCCCGGGAAGACTATGAAATTGAACGGTTTGGCCAGGAAAATCACAGAAACTTCCGGGCTCAGATGAAAGTAGTCCAGTTAATGTCCACCTTAACGCCGCTGATTGAGTTCCTGGCGGCATTAGGGGTGACGATCATCATCTGGTACGGCGGCCTGGAGGTTATCAACGGCAATCTGACCTCCGGCGCTTTAATCGCCTTTTTGATTTACACCGTGAATCTTTCCAATCCCATCAAGCGCCTGACCCGGGTATATGCCAACATTCAAAAGGCTCTGGCTGCGGCCCAGCGGGTGTTTGAGGTGCTGGATACCGAGCCCGATATCCAGGATGCCCCTGACGCCACCGTGCTGCCTCGCATTGAAGGTCATGTGGCTCTCAGGGATGTGAATTTTTCCTACAAACCTGGTGAACTGGTCCTGAATCAGGTTTCAGTCGCCGTCAAGCCGGGACAGATGGTAGCTATCGTGGGACCCAGCGGCGCCGGAAAATCGACTATCGCCAACCTGATTCCCCGCTTCTACGATCCCACCGATGGTCAGGTGATGATTGACGGTATTGACATTAAGACCGTGACTCTGGCCTCACTGCGCCAGCAGATCGGCATCGTCCCGCAGGAAACAGTCCTGTTTAACGGGACTGTGTATGAAAATATCCTCTATGGCGACCTGGAGGCCGGGGAAGAACAGGTCATCGCGGCCGCCAAGGCGGCTAACGCCCATCAATTTATCAGCGAGATGCCGGAAGGCTATGACACCCAGATCGGCGACCGGGGCTCGAAACTATCCGGCGGACAGCGGCAGCGGATTGCTATTGCCCGGGCTATCCTGAAAAACCCCCGCATTTTGATCCTGGATGAGGCTACTTCGGCCTTGGATGCCGAAAGCGAAAAACTGGTCCAGGAAGCTCTGGATCAACTAATGGTGGGACGGACCTCTCTGGTGATTGCCCATCGTCTGTCCACCATTCAGCGGGCGAATATTATTATTGTCATGGAAAAAGGCCGGATCGTAGAGACGGGTACCCATGAGGAACTCATTCGCGCCGGCGGTTTATACGATAAGCTGTACAAAGTGCAGTTCGCCGAGTAG
- the lpxB gene encoding lipid-A-disaccharide synthase, whose amino-acid sequence MLNIMLSAGEASGDLHGAAVARALKTIAPDCRLFGMGGKHMREAGVEILYDIADLGVIGVVEVIRSLPRLFRLRDQLAAAMDERRPDALVVIDYPGFNMRLAKVAKEKGIPIISYISPSAWAWGKGRAREVAQTVSKVAAIFPFEADVYREVGADVEFVGHPLLDIVRPSMPKEEAYRYFDADSGKPVVLLLPGSRRQEIENLLPLMLEAATIVSQTVSGVQYYLPVAATIPEDMIKRMLAQYSLNVKTIRDNIYDLMQISQAAIAASGTVTLEAALMNVPSVIIYRLNFLTYWLGKWLVKIPHIGLPNIIAGRQVIPELVQDAARPEEIAAQLQPLLADGEKRTQVLADLALVRQKLGERGAVERVAQTVLTVARVNREGVRE is encoded by the coding sequence ATGCTGAACATCATGCTCTCCGCCGGCGAGGCGTCCGGCGACCTTCATGGCGCTGCTGTGGCCCGGGCGCTTAAAACCATAGCCCCGGACTGCCGGCTGTTCGGCATGGGCGGTAAACATATGCGGGAAGCCGGGGTCGAAATTCTCTATGATATTGCCGACCTTGGAGTCATTGGCGTCGTCGAGGTCATCAGAAGCCTGCCCCGGCTGTTTCGGCTGCGGGACCAGCTGGCTGCCGCCATGGATGAGCGCCGGCCCGACGCGCTGGTGGTGATTGACTATCCCGGTTTTAACATGAGACTGGCCAAAGTGGCCAAGGAAAAAGGCATTCCCATCATTTCCTATATCAGTCCTTCAGCCTGGGCCTGGGGTAAAGGCCGGGCCAGGGAAGTAGCCCAAACTGTCAGCAAGGTGGCGGCCATCTTTCCCTTTGAGGCGGATGTGTACCGGGAGGTCGGGGCGGATGTGGAATTTGTCGGTCATCCCCTGTTGGATATTGTACGGCCATCGATGCCGAAGGAAGAAGCCTATCGCTATTTTGACGCCGACTCTGGCAAGCCGGTTGTACTCTTGCTGCCGGGAAGCCGTCGCCAGGAAATCGAAAATTTGCTGCCGCTGATGCTGGAGGCTGCGACTATCGTCAGCCAGACGGTAAGCGGCGTTCAATATTACCTTCCCGTGGCCGCCACCATTCCGGAAGATATGATAAAAAGGATGCTGGCCCAGTATTCCCTGAATGTGAAGACCATCCGGGACAATATCTATGACCTGATGCAAATCAGTCAGGCGGCCATTGCCGCTTCCGGCACTGTTACCCTGGAAGCCGCCCTGATGAACGTCCCGTCGGTGATTATCTATCGGCTGAACTTCCTGACTTACTGGTTGGGCAAATGGCTGGTCAAGATCCCCCACATTGGTCTGCCCAATATCATTGCCGGCCGGCAGGTGATTCCGGAACTCGTTCAGGATGCCGCCCGGCCGGAGGAAATTGCCGCTCAATTGCAGCCGCTTCTGGCGGACGGCGAAAAACGGACTCAGGTTCTGGCTGATTTGGCCCTGGTGCGACAAAAATTAGGGGAGAGAGGCGCTGTGGAGCGGGTGGCTCAGACGGTGCTGACCGTAGCCCGGGTGAACCGGGAGGGGGTAAGAGAGTGA